A genome region from Purpureocillium takamizusanense chromosome 8, complete sequence includes the following:
- a CDS encoding uncharacterized protein (EggNog:ENOG503P3YZ~COG:O), whose translation MATQYEVEHNIQFSEPRRTGRRVDMASFFSLLNQLSSDPQPRSSSSTGTRSPHNNPHATPTPVDTAALFRLLQDQLQTLSATAPTPDNRDFLDRLVASLDEDIHDPPTTLRGVDQQFVDTLDRVGRKGLAPDDDCAICKVPYLEDEWCLVVELPCRGRHRFDLECVGPWLRSKGTCPMCREEMGKKKPVPVVEDDEEEDDMMYG comes from the exons atggccactCAATACGAAG TCGAGCACAACATCCAGTTCTCGGAGCCCCGTCgcaccggccgccgcgtcgacatggcttccttcttctccctcctcAACCAGCTCAGCAGCGACCCGCAGCCACgatcgtcatcatcaacgggcacgcgctcgccgcaCAACAACCCGCACGCGACGCCCACCCCcgtcgacacggccgccCTCTTCCGCCTGCTGCAGGACCAGCTGCAGACGCTGTCCGCCACGGCCCCCACGCCCGACAACCGCGActtcctcgaccgcctcgtcgcctccctcgacgaggacatcCACGACCCCCCCACCACGctccgcggcgtcgaccagcAGTTCGTCGACACCCTcgaccgcgtcggccgcaagggcctcgcccccgacgacgactgcgcCATCTGCAAGGTCCCCtacctcgaggacgagtggtgcctcgtcgtcgagctgccctgccgcggccgccaccgcttcGACCTCGAGTGCGTCGGGCCCTGGCTGCGCAGCAAGGGCACCTGCCCCATGTGCCGCGAGGAGatgggcaagaagaagcccgtTCCcgtggtcgaggacgacgaggaagaggacgacaTGATGTATGGGTAG